One stretch of Micromonospora echinospora DNA includes these proteins:
- the mca gene encoding mycothiol conjugate amidase Mca, with product MAEQLRLMAVHAHPDDESSKGAATMAKYVAEGVDVLVVTATGGERGSVLNPKMDRPDVWANIGDIRRAEMDAARAILGVEQAWLGFVDSGLPEGDPLPPLPEGCFALQDVDAAAAPLVRLMRQFRPHVVTTYDEEGGYPHPDHIMTHKITVAAFDAAGDPERHPELGEPWQPLKLYYDVGFSRAKIMSLHEAVLAAGLESPYGEWMKRWDERPDKGARITTRVECADYFPVRDDALRAHATQIDPDGFWFQVPMELQKRAWPTEDFQLARSLLDSPLPESDLFAGVREACRAH from the coding sequence GTGGCAGAACAGCTGCGTCTCATGGCGGTGCACGCCCATCCCGACGACGAGTCGAGCAAGGGCGCCGCCACCATGGCGAAATACGTCGCCGAGGGGGTGGACGTCCTGGTCGTCACCGCGACCGGTGGCGAGCGGGGCAGCGTGCTCAACCCGAAGATGGACCGCCCCGACGTGTGGGCCAACATCGGTGACATCCGGCGGGCCGAGATGGACGCCGCCCGGGCCATCCTCGGCGTCGAGCAGGCGTGGCTGGGCTTCGTCGACTCCGGGCTGCCCGAAGGCGACCCGCTGCCGCCGCTGCCGGAGGGCTGCTTCGCCCTGCAGGACGTGGACGCCGCCGCCGCGCCGCTGGTGCGCCTGATGCGGCAGTTCCGCCCGCACGTCGTCACCACGTACGACGAGGAGGGCGGCTACCCGCACCCCGACCACATCATGACGCACAAGATCACCGTGGCGGCGTTCGACGCGGCCGGTGACCCGGAGCGTCACCCCGAGCTGGGCGAGCCGTGGCAGCCGCTCAAGCTCTACTACGACGTGGGCTTCTCCCGCGCCAAGATCATGAGCCTCCACGAGGCGGTGCTCGCCGCCGGGCTCGAGTCGCCGTACGGCGAGTGGATGAAGCGCTGGGACGAGCGCCCCGACAAGGGTGCGCGGATCACCACCCGCGTCGAGTGCGCCGACTACTTCCCGGTCCGCGACGACGCCCTGCGCGCCCACGCCACCCAGATCGACCCGGACGGGTTCTGGTTCCAGGTGCCGATGGAGCTGCAGAAGCGCGCCTGGCCGACGGAGGACTTCCAACTCGCCCGATCGCTGCTGGACAGCCCGCTGCCCGAGTCCGACCTGTTCGCGGGCGTCCGTGAGGCGTGCCGTGCCCACTGA
- a CDS encoding putative bifunctional diguanylate cyclase/phosphodiesterase, translating to MRGTPTGVVVLTVAVAFTGLLAAVLGLVVPSHLPVDQPLPGPARFGIATVAFAVAQLARLRFRTASGMVSITWGEAALVVCLWLVPAGWLPAAALLGAGAAWTVMSVVSDRRPALELAGIAGSLTAATALAAAVATALGPPLLAAPTPELALTLTAAAVTYLLTTAFLGAVTLALRHGIPMGPPLFAALRGKLLMFVGNVAVGLVVVALLELDARWLLLLPPPLWLLQQTYRHRLRADQERRTWRAFAEATAALNQLDERGVATAAVTGALNLFGAELVEVDVARGEGRWRRYRADRGGQVRDREVEPVGCAGVAEHELVRKLVVGPAEVGRLRVRFARSAPPSARERDGVAAFGDALAAALHDAATHRELRLVTARSSYDAVHDQLTGLLNRAALLAKGDEALRQRPHDHPVALLLLDVNQFKEVNDTLGHSAGDQLLRLTSNRLAALTRPGDLLGRLGGDEFALLLTSVPMVEDRAAPLAYALRQAREVAERLAAPTEVAGVRMSVEVAVGVVVADAGAADLTELLRRADIAMYQAKEGGGSVAVYDSSRDAASTDHLALLAEMREALAADDQLVLALQPAVDLATGAPTGVEALIRWRHPRRGWLGPADFIRPVENSEQLGSFTRYVLDKALAVASGWAREGLDVPISVNLSARSLLDPRLPAEIDEALRRHQVPPHRLVLEITETVVMSELEVIDEVLTTLRAMGVQLAVDDFGTGFSSLTFLTRIAVDELKVDRSFVLRMADSPEAAAIVRTTVGLAHELGLRVVAEGVETAEQRTALAELGCTAAQGYHFFKPMPADKIAAVLGSLRDAARGNVYPLRADGAS from the coding sequence CTGCGCGGGACACCGACGGGCGTCGTCGTGTTGACCGTCGCGGTCGCGTTCACCGGTCTGCTGGCCGCCGTGCTCGGCCTCGTCGTCCCGTCGCACCTTCCGGTGGACCAGCCGCTGCCCGGCCCGGCGCGGTTCGGTATCGCCACTGTCGCGTTCGCGGTGGCCCAGCTCGCCCGGCTGCGCTTCCGTACCGCGTCGGGCATGGTGAGCATCACCTGGGGCGAGGCCGCGCTGGTGGTCTGCCTCTGGCTGGTGCCGGCCGGCTGGCTCCCGGCCGCGGCCCTGCTCGGGGCGGGCGCCGCCTGGACCGTCATGTCGGTGGTCTCGGACCGTCGACCGGCCCTGGAGCTGGCGGGGATCGCGGGCTCGCTCACCGCCGCCACCGCGCTGGCAGCGGCCGTCGCGACCGCCCTCGGCCCGCCGCTGCTCGCCGCGCCCACCCCGGAGCTGGCGCTCACGCTCACCGCCGCCGCGGTGACGTACCTGCTCACCACCGCCTTCCTGGGCGCCGTGACGCTCGCGCTGCGGCACGGCATCCCGATGGGGCCGCCGCTGTTCGCCGCGCTGCGCGGCAAGCTGCTCATGTTCGTCGGCAACGTGGCGGTCGGCCTGGTGGTGGTCGCGCTGCTCGAACTCGACGCGCGCTGGCTGCTGCTCCTGCCGCCGCCGCTCTGGCTGCTCCAGCAGACCTACCGGCACCGGCTGCGGGCCGACCAGGAGCGGCGGACCTGGCGGGCGTTCGCCGAGGCCACCGCCGCGCTCAACCAGCTCGACGAGCGGGGCGTGGCGACCGCCGCGGTGACCGGCGCGCTCAACCTGTTCGGCGCCGAGCTGGTCGAGGTCGACGTGGCCCGGGGAGAGGGGCGCTGGCGCCGGTACCGGGCCGATCGTGGCGGGCAGGTCCGCGACCGGGAGGTGGAACCCGTCGGGTGCGCCGGGGTCGCCGAGCACGAGTTGGTGCGGAAACTCGTCGTGGGCCCCGCCGAGGTGGGCCGGCTGCGGGTGCGGTTCGCCCGGTCCGCCCCGCCGAGCGCCCGGGAACGCGACGGCGTGGCGGCCTTCGGGGACGCGCTCGCCGCCGCCCTGCACGACGCCGCCACCCACCGGGAGCTGCGACTGGTCACCGCCCGCTCGTCGTACGACGCGGTGCACGACCAGCTCACCGGCCTGCTGAACCGGGCGGCGCTGCTCGCCAAGGGGGACGAGGCGTTGCGGCAGCGCCCGCACGACCACCCGGTGGCCCTGCTGCTGCTCGACGTGAACCAGTTCAAGGAGGTCAACGACACGCTCGGGCATTCGGCCGGCGACCAGCTGCTGCGGCTCACCTCCAACCGGCTCGCCGCGCTGACCCGGCCGGGTGACCTGCTCGGGCGGCTCGGCGGCGACGAGTTCGCCCTGCTGCTCACCTCGGTGCCGATGGTCGAGGACCGCGCGGCCCCGCTGGCCTACGCGCTGCGCCAGGCCCGGGAGGTCGCCGAACGTCTCGCCGCCCCGACCGAGGTGGCCGGGGTGCGGATGTCCGTCGAGGTGGCGGTGGGCGTGGTGGTGGCCGACGCGGGGGCGGCCGACCTGACCGAGTTGCTGCGTCGCGCCGACATCGCCATGTACCAGGCGAAGGAGGGCGGCGGCAGCGTCGCCGTGTACGACAGCTCCCGCGACGCGGCGAGCACCGACCACCTGGCGTTGCTCGCGGAGATGCGGGAGGCGCTGGCCGCCGACGACCAGCTGGTGCTGGCGTTGCAGCCGGCGGTGGACCTGGCCACCGGCGCGCCGACCGGCGTGGAGGCGCTGATCCGGTGGCGGCACCCGCGCCGGGGCTGGCTCGGCCCGGCCGACTTCATCCGCCCGGTGGAGAACAGCGAGCAGCTCGGCAGCTTCACCCGGTACGTGCTGGACAAGGCGCTGGCCGTGGCGTCCGGGTGGGCACGGGAAGGGCTGGACGTCCCCATCTCGGTGAACCTGTCGGCGCGCAGCCTGCTCGACCCGCGACTGCCCGCCGAGATCGACGAGGCGCTGCGCCGCCACCAGGTGCCGCCGCACCGGCTGGTCCTGGAGATCACCGAGACGGTGGTGATGAGCGAGCTGGAGGTCATCGACGAGGTGCTCACCACGCTGCGCGCCATGGGTGTGCAGCTCGCCGTGGACGACTTCGGCACCGGCTTCTCCTCGCTGACGTTCCTCACCCGGATCGCCGTGGACGAGCTGAAGGTGGACCGGTCGTTCGTGCTCCGGATGGCCGACTCACCCGAGGCGGCGGCGATCGTCCGGACCACCGTCGGGCTGGCCCACGAGCTGGGGCTGCGGGTCGTGGCCGAGGGCGTCGAGACCGCCGAGCAGCGCACCGCGCTGGCCGAGCTGGGCTGCACCGCGGCGCAGGGCTACCACTTCTTCAAGCCGATGCCCGCCGACAAGATCGCCGCGGTGCTCGGGTCGCTGCGCGACGCCGCCCGGGGCAACGTGTACCCGCTGCGCGCCGACGGCGCTTCCTGA